In Mycobacteriales bacterium, the following are encoded in one genomic region:
- a CDS encoding 2,3,4,5-tetrahydropyridine-2,6-dicarboxylate N-succinyltransferase — protein MQGGTSQTQSPISAEIDNLWERRTALSPADADARKIVTQAVDLLDTGKARVARVLDEEVVVDERAKRAILLAFKVLDMVESTVGDFRYHDRVPLKSAYDGVRVVPGAIARWGAYLAPGVVLMPSFVNMGAYVDEGTMVDTWATVGSCAQIGKRVHLSGGVGIGGVLEPPQAKPVVVEDDAFIGSRSMVVNGARVRRGAVLGSGTNLTDTTHVYDVQTGEELPPGEVPAWSVCVSGTRPREFPGGTFGMTCVLVLRRLEEGERHEKIQLNDVLREHGIST, from the coding sequence ATGCAAGGAGGCACCTCCCAGACCCAGTCGCCGATCAGCGCCGAGATCGACAACCTCTGGGAGCGCCGTACGGCGCTCAGCCCGGCCGACGCCGACGCCCGCAAGATCGTTACCCAGGCTGTCGACCTGCTCGACACCGGCAAGGCCCGGGTCGCCCGGGTGCTCGACGAGGAGGTCGTCGTCGACGAGCGGGCCAAGCGGGCGATCCTGCTGGCGTTCAAGGTTCTCGACATGGTCGAGTCGACGGTGGGCGACTTCCGCTACCACGACCGGGTGCCGTTGAAGTCGGCGTACGACGGGGTCCGTGTGGTGCCCGGAGCGATCGCCCGCTGGGGCGCCTACCTCGCGCCGGGCGTGGTCCTCATGCCGAGCTTCGTCAACATGGGCGCATACGTCGACGAGGGGACCATGGTCGACACCTGGGCGACCGTCGGTTCGTGCGCGCAGATCGGCAAGCGGGTTCACCTGTCCGGCGGGGTCGGCATCGGTGGTGTGCTCGAGCCGCCTCAGGCCAAGCCCGTGGTCGTCGAGGACGACGCGTTCATCGGGTCACGGTCGATGGTCGTCAACGGCGCGCGGGTCCGCCGGGGCGCCGTCCTGGGCTCGGGCACCAACCTGACCGACACCACCCACGTCTACGACGTGCAGACCGGCGAGGAGCTGCCGCCGGGTGAGGTTCCGGCCTGGTCGGTGTGCGTGAGCGGCACGCGGCCGCGGGAGTTCCCCGGCGGGACGTTCGGCATGACGTGCGTGCTCGTGCTCCGCCGCCTGGAGGAGGGTGAGCGGCACGAGAAGATCCAGCTCAACGACGTGCTCCGCGAACACGGCATCTCCACGTGA
- the dapE gene encoding succinyl-diaminopimelate desuccinylase — MIDLHMSAIALTAALVDIPSVSGSESRLADEVETALRECDHLTVTRDGDAVVARTTLGRDRRLLLAGHLDTVPVADNLPSRSDGDRIYGCGTSDMKSGIAVMLRLAAGVGDPKDDVTYVFYDHEETDAAKNGLGRLTKNHRDWLDADLALLMEPTANRVEAGCQGTLRVLVAVPGRRAHSARSWLGDNAIHKAGDVLTRLASYDARRVEIDGCEFREGLNAVRIEGGVSGNVVPDRATITVNFRFAPDRSEAEALAHVGELLAPYECVLTDSAPGALPGLGHPAVADFVRLIGAEPVAKLGWTDVARFASLGVPALNFGPGDPNLAHSRDEYVETGRITECERMLRSYLGG; from the coding sequence GTGATCGACCTGCACATGTCGGCGATCGCGCTCACGGCGGCGCTCGTCGACATCCCTTCGGTCTCCGGTTCGGAGTCCCGGCTGGCCGACGAGGTCGAGACGGCCTTGCGTGAGTGCGACCACCTGACCGTGACCCGCGACGGCGACGCGGTCGTCGCGCGCACCACCCTCGGCCGCGACCGCCGGCTGCTGCTCGCCGGCCACCTCGACACCGTCCCGGTCGCCGACAACCTGCCGAGCCGCAGCGACGGCGACCGCATCTACGGCTGCGGCACGTCCGACATGAAGTCCGGGATCGCCGTCATGCTGCGCCTCGCCGCCGGCGTGGGCGACCCCAAGGACGACGTCACCTACGTCTTCTACGACCACGAGGAGACCGACGCCGCGAAGAACGGCCTCGGCCGCCTCACCAAGAACCACCGCGACTGGCTCGACGCCGACCTGGCCCTGCTGATGGAGCCCACCGCCAACCGGGTCGAGGCAGGCTGCCAGGGCACCCTGCGGGTCCTCGTCGCCGTACCCGGCCGCCGCGCCCACAGCGCCCGGTCGTGGCTCGGCGACAACGCGATCCACAAGGCCGGCGACGTGCTGACGCGCCTCGCGTCCTACGACGCCCGCCGGGTCGAGATCGACGGCTGTGAGTTCAGGGAGGGGCTCAACGCCGTCCGCATCGAGGGCGGCGTGTCCGGCAACGTCGTCCCCGACCGCGCGACGATCACCGTCAACTTCCGGTTCGCACCGGACCGCTCCGAGGCGGAGGCGCTCGCGCACGTGGGGGAGCTGCTCGCGCCCTACGAGTGCGTGCTGACCGACTCCGCGCCCGGCGCGCTGCCGGGTCTGGGCCATCCGGCGGTGGCCGACTTCGTGCGGCTGATCGGCGCGGAGCCGGTGGCGAAGCTGGGCTGGACCGACGTGGCGCGTTTCGCCTCCCTCGGCGTACCGGCACTGAACTTCGGGCCGGGTGACCCGAACCTCGCGCACAGCCGCGACGAGTACGTCGAGACCGGCCGGATCACCGAGTGCGAGCGGATGCTGCGCAGCTACCTCGGTGGCTGA